One genomic segment of Schistosoma haematobium chromosome 6, whole genome shotgun sequence includes these proteins:
- the LIMD1_1 gene encoding LIM domains containing 1 (EggNog:ENOG410V4TG~COG:K) — translation MTEIFHYPEEKVFKAFVWSKTFVFHVITVVFLFLAPIIILCNLKYIWIDFKYIPVNMGPCFPEISQSFVWLYTADDQNQINSNFWSGMDVTWSTFGNEFISIEDHFLSGSIEYFSYEDPVPWPSKDVGKLDYKATEISIDIFNVTSLKIIGKRLFIPITCGLRQNNNEFSLNVTGLIWSELISQTSMTDLFIQSELTIKQTQSIKLHGMDPIEKKYYMRPVMNMNTVRYNSIISNINNAIYDMIDRNLTLHLGKTQYYMSTSETDAQPSESFHITLVINLPEQELLFETPFIHRLKWAYIFYIGIWIIFYWPIQWLQRWVFEKRRLMICDNLVEFKQPSENVYLSQLKNEW, via the exons ATGACTGAAATTTTTCACTATCCAGAAGAAAAGGTTTTCAAGGCATTTGTATGGTCGAAGACATTTGTTTTCCATGTAATCACCGTGGTCTTTCTCTTCCTTGCACCAATTATAATCCTTTGTAACCTGAAAT ATATTTGGATAGATTTCAAATATATTCCTGTCAATATGGGTCCATGTTTCCCTGAAATAAGTCAGTCATTTGTTTGGCTTTATACTGCTGATGATCAAAATCAAATCAACTCCAATTTCTGGTCTGGAATGGATGTAACTTGGAGCACTTttggaaatgaatttattaGTATTGAAGACCACTTCCTATCTGGATCAATAGAGTACTTTAGCTATGAAGATCCTGTTCCATGGCCATCAAAAGATGTCGGGAAACTAGACTATAAGGCAACTGAGATTTCGATCGATATATTTAATGTTACCAGTCTCAAAATAATCGGGAAGCGTCTTTTTATCCCGATAACCTGTGGTTTACGA CAAAACAATAATGAGTTCTCACTGAACGTGACTGGATTAATATGGAGTGAATTGATTTCCCAAACGTCAATGACTGATTTGTTTATTCAAAGTGAATTAACTATAAAGCAAACACAATCGATTAAATTGCACGGAATGGATCCAATAGAAAAGAAGTACTACATG AGACCTGTAATGAATATGAATACTGTACGttataattcaataatttcaaaCATAAACAATGCAATTTATGATATGATAGATAGAAATT TGACCCTTCATCTCGGAAAAACACAATATTATATGTCAACTAGCGAAACAGACGCCCAACCATCAGAATCATTTCATATTACATTGGTAATAAATCTTCCAGAGCAAGAACTATT GTTTGAAACACCATTTATTCATAGATTGAAATGGGCATATATCTTTTACATTGGTATATGGATTATATTTTATTGGCCAATTCAATGGTTACAACGTTGGGTATTTGAAAAACGTCGATTGATGATCTGTGATAATTTAGTTGAATTTAAACAACCGTCAGAGAATGTTTACTTAAGTCAATTGAAGAATGAATGGTGA